A region of Malaclemys terrapin pileata isolate rMalTer1 chromosome 5, rMalTer1.hap1, whole genome shotgun sequence DNA encodes the following proteins:
- the FGA gene encoding fibrinogen alpha chain — MILLRILCTWLCLSVVWATDEDSLFLKEGGGVRGPRVMEHGIQSECKQDKSWPFCADDDWGHKCPSGCRMQGLIDETDKDFHHRIQRIRNLLLDNENKYKKSNVLTVETINILKGNVASGHESDIKYGQVSEDLRRRLVTLKQKVFVQVNRIKELQNSIRDQVVEMKRLEVDIDIKIRACKGSCAKSFSYQVDTESYENIQKQLTQANSINLQSELETSSLKVLKMRPLKDSTVPGHYKTVVLPEIQELTILDDIKQVVMTLERPEAEAKGSSVETSSHVSVGSDVGGGPRDGKIVTSDHGKASGGLGERPSSSVIHHTCIKTITKKIISGPGGPREEIVETMTSPDGSDCSKFQGLGKEEVAEQGGTLNVRVTSQGERGDFPDFDGLTPDFGKFFTPGFGSAGSKFHTTYTSTSGTDRGTGTGSFSSGGSASHTMSFGGSESFTDLGEGEEDVFDTSKFPSSKVQSGSSAHSKTIKTSSSSSSTSFNKGGSTFETKLLKSRAVTEELGGLQHDESGEDTPDFRARSLRTGGEKLGTSYTGTDCDDVRQKHTSGAKSGIFRIKPAGSDKVFSVYCDQQTTLGGWLLIQQRLDGSVNFNRTWQDYKKGFGSVDDKGKGEFWLGNENIHLLTQKDTVLRIELEDWAGNDAYAEYNIHVGSESEGYVLSVSAYEGTSGDALIIGSVEEGSEYTAHANMKFSTFDRDRDQWEENCAEVYGGGWWYNNCQAANLNGIYYRGGQYDPRNNVPYEIENGVVWIPFRASDYSLKVVRMKIRPIETQ; from the exons ATGATACTTCTGAGGATCTTGTGCACATGGCTGTGCCTCAGCGTAGTCTGG GCAACAGATGAAGATAGCCTATTTTTGAAGGAGGGAGGAGGTGTGCGTGGCCCGAGGGTGATGGAACATGGAATCCAATCCGAGTGCAAACAGGATAAGAGCTGGCCTTTCTGTGCAGATGATGACTGG GGTCACAAATGTCCTTCAGGCTGCAGGATGCAAGGATTGATTGATGAAACTGATAAAGATTTTCATCATAGAATACAAAGAATTAGGAACCTGTTGTTAGATAATGAAAACAAGTACAAAAAATCTAACGTGTTAACTGTGGAAACAATTAACATCCTGAAAGGAAATGTGGCCAGTGGCCATG AGAGTGACATTAAATATGGACAAGTTTCAGAAGATCTGAGAAGGAGACTTGTGACATTAAAGCAGAAAGTTTTTGTCCAAGTAAACAGGATTAAAGAACTGCAAAACAGTATCCGAGATCAGGTTGTGGAGATGAAGCGCTTGGAG GTGGACATTGATATTAAGATACGTGCCTGCAAAGGATCCTGTGCTAAAAGTTTCAGTTACCAAGTGGACACAGAGAGCTATGAAAACATCCAGAAGCAGCTCACACAGGCCAATTCAATCAATCTGCAGTCTGAACTTGAAACTAGTTCTTTGAAGGTGCTGAAAATGAGGCCACTGAAGGACTCTACTGTTCCTGGGCATTATAAAACTGTGGTTCTGCCAGAAATCCAAGAGCTAACCATCCTTGATGATATTAAACAGGTTGTGATGACCCTAGAAAGGCCAGAAGCAGAGGCAAAAGGAtcctcagtagagacttcttcaCATGTTTCAGTAGGATCAGATGTAGGTGGAGGACCACGAGATGGCAAAATAGTGACTTCTGATCATGGAAAGGCATCTGGTGGTTTGGGAGAAAGACCTAGCTCCTCTGTAATCCACCATACATGTATCAAAACTATCACCAAAAAAATTATCAGTGGTCCTGGAGGCCCTAGAGAAGAGATTGTTGAAACAATGACTTCACCTGATGGTTCTGACTGCTCCAAATTTCAAGGTTTAGGGAAGGAAGAAGTAGCAGAGCAAGGGGGCACCTTGAATGTCAGAGTGACCTCTCAGGGTGAGAGAGGAGACTTCCCTGACTTTGATGGCTTAACTCCAGACTTTGGAAAATTTTTTACCCCAGGGTTTGGGTCTGCTGGTAGCAAATTCCATACCACCTACACAAGCACTAGTGGCACTGACCGTGGAACTGGAACTGGAAGTTTTAGCAGTGGTGGATCTGCTAGTCACACTATGAGTTTTGGAGGGTCGGAGAGTTTCACAGAtctaggggagggggaagaggatgtCTTTGACACATCTAAATTCCCTTCCAGCAAAGTTCAGAGTGGCAGTTCGGCTCATTCCAAGACAATAAAgaccagcagcagtagcagctctACTAGTTTCAACAAGGGTGGCTCCACTTTTGAAACCAAATTGCTAAAGAGCCGAGCAGTGACTGAGGAGTTAGGTGGGTTGCAACATGATGAGAGTGGAGAGGATACCCCAGACTTTCGGGCACGCAGCTTGAGAACAGGAGGAGAGAAGCTTGGAACAAGCTACACTGGGACAG actgTGATGATGTCCGCCAGAAACACACTTCTGGTGCCAAAAGTGGCATTTTCAGAATCAAGCCAGCAGGATCCGATAAAGTTTTTTCAGTTTATTGCGACCAACAGACCACTTTGGGAGGATGGCTTTTGATCCAACAGAGATTGGATGGATCAGTGAATTTTAACCGGACCTGGCAAGACTACAAGAAAGGTTTTGGCAGCGTGGATGACAAAGGGAAAGGAGAGTTCTGGCTGGGcaatgaaaacatccacttacTGACCCAGAAGGACACTGTCCTTCGAATCGAATTAGAGGACTGGGCTGGCAATGATGCTTATGCAGAATATAATATACATGTAGGTTCTGAGTCAGAAGGCTATGTCCTCAGCGTCTCTGCTTATGAGGGGACATCTGGGGATGCACTGATCATAGGCTCAGTGGAGGAAGGTAGTGAATACACAGCACATGCTAACATGAAGTTCAGCACCTTTGACAGGGACAGGGACCAATGGGAGGAGAACTGTGCTGAAGTGTATGGTGGGGGCTGGTGGTACAACAACTGTCAAGCTGCTAATCTCAACGGCATTTACTACCGAGGAGGCCAGTATGACCCAAGGAACAATGTTCCTTATGAGATTGAAAATGGAGTGGTCTGGATACCATTTAGAGCCTCAGACTATTCTCTCAAAGTTGTTAGAATGAAAATTAGGCCCATAGAAACCCAGTAG